Proteins from a single region of Pseudomonas sp. 10S4:
- a CDS encoding diiron oxygenase, protein MNAADYQSFADAWESRATIRTRPRRVLENDDKLIYPLSRQPLVLSETFLRECPEQRDFALVQTLYKFINDVVIFETEIVDKTARSIAKNRFAVAFPFACRYDAMTVVVDEDYHALVAMDFMQQTVAMTGITPIELPDEIELSRAIPAAVALAPEHLRSAVELICVAIAENTVTGDVAAFAKDDTVKQSIKGLMADHLLDEGRHSSFWARLVRIYWHTASEADRQCIAQILPVFIGHYLTNDIQKSFDFRLIESLQISDAARRALKSEVSGLAFPINRHHPLVANIVRFFRSSSLLDSPCVQAALSDYLV, encoded by the coding sequence ATGAACGCCGCTGACTACCAATCCTTCGCTGACGCCTGGGAAAGCCGCGCGACCATCCGCACCCGCCCCCGGCGTGTGCTGGAGAACGACGACAAGCTGATCTATCCGTTGAGTCGCCAGCCATTGGTGCTGAGCGAAACCTTCCTGCGCGAGTGCCCCGAACAACGGGACTTCGCCCTGGTGCAGACGCTCTACAAGTTCATCAACGACGTGGTGATTTTCGAAACCGAGATCGTCGACAAGACCGCCCGTAGCATCGCTAAAAATCGTTTCGCCGTGGCTTTCCCGTTCGCTTGCCGCTACGACGCCATGACCGTGGTGGTGGACGAGGATTACCACGCCTTGGTGGCGATGGATTTCATGCAGCAGACCGTTGCCATGACCGGTATCACGCCGATTGAACTGCCGGATGAAATCGAGCTGAGCCGAGCGATACCAGCGGCCGTGGCACTCGCTCCGGAACACCTGCGCAGCGCCGTGGAATTAATCTGCGTGGCCATCGCCGAAAACACCGTGACCGGCGATGTGGCGGCATTCGCCAAGGACGACACGGTCAAGCAGTCGATCAAGGGGCTTATGGCCGACCACTTGCTGGACGAGGGCCGCCACTCAAGTTTCTGGGCACGACTGGTGCGCATCTACTGGCACACCGCGAGCGAAGCCGACCGTCAGTGTATCGCCCAGATCCTGCCGGTGTTCATCGGCCACTACCTGACCAACGATATTCAGAAGTCCTTCGACTTCCGGTTGATCGAGTCCTTGCAGATCAGCGACGCCGCGCGCCGGGCACTCAAGAGCGAAGTGTCGGGGCTGGCCTTCCCGATCAATCGCCATCACCCGCTGGTCGCCAACATCGTGCGGTTTTTCCGCAGCAGTTCGCTGCTTGATTCGCCATGCGTTCAAGCAGCCCTGAGCGACTACCTGGTTTAA
- a CDS encoding DUF3050 domain-containing protein has protein sequence MKPTKDRLNQKKAELSAHPIFGEIHSLSILQRFMETHVFAVWDFMSLTKRLQQELTCVQLPWLPPRDPQAARLINEIVLGEESDDRPANGHYSHFELYLDAMREVGASTAAVERFVALQKEGVSYDVALQSVNVDPAAAQFVRNTLHTALHAPGHSVAAVFLHGRESVIPQMFQRILDDWGIGLDQAPTFRYYLERHIEVDSEDHGPAAEKLLARLVDGDPQRQEDVYASAIAAVESRIALWDGLRVSMSETVGEVSA, from the coding sequence ATGAAACCGACTAAAGACCGTCTCAATCAAAAGAAAGCCGAACTTAGCGCTCACCCGATCTTTGGCGAAATACATTCGTTGTCAATCTTGCAGCGCTTCATGGAAACCCATGTCTTTGCCGTTTGGGACTTCATGTCGCTGACCAAGCGCCTGCAGCAGGAACTGACCTGCGTGCAACTGCCCTGGCTGCCACCGCGAGACCCACAAGCGGCGCGGTTGATAAACGAAATTGTGCTGGGTGAAGAGTCCGACGATCGTCCCGCCAATGGTCACTACAGCCATTTCGAGTTGTACCTGGATGCGATGCGCGAAGTCGGTGCAAGCACCGCAGCGGTGGAGCGCTTCGTGGCGTTGCAAAAAGAAGGCGTGAGTTATGACGTGGCGCTGCAAAGTGTGAACGTCGATCCGGCTGCCGCACAGTTCGTGCGCAACACCTTGCACACCGCGCTGCATGCGCCGGGTCATAGCGTGGCAGCGGTGTTTCTGCATGGCCGGGAAAGCGTGATCCCGCAGATGTTCCAGCGGATTCTCGACGATTGGGGCATTGGTCTCGACCAGGCGCCGACCTTCCGTTACTACCTGGAACGCCACATCGAAGTCGACTCCGAAGACCACGGCCCGGCCGCCGAAAAGCTCCTCGCCCGGTTGGTCGATGGCGACCCGCAACGTCAGGAAGACGTTTACGCCAGCGCCATCGCCGCTGTGGAAAGCCGCATTGCCTTGTGGGATGGCTTGCGCGTCAGCATGAGCGAAACCGTCGGCGAGGTGAGCGCATGA
- the lapG gene encoding cysteine protease LapG codes for MAVRFAIPRMLRWLCCALLLAGVMLGGLHADWDFSLISRRAQALYGPLGEGQQRIDAWQHLLATQKQVGELEQLKVVNLFFNKQMRYEEDIDLWHQEDYWATPIEALWKGAGDCEDYAIAKYFSLRHLGVSSDKLRITYVKALRLNRAHMVLTYYSTPEAMPLVLDSLINEIKPASQRTDLLPVYSFNAEGLYLPGAKGNKKVGDTKRLSRWQDVLKKMQAEGFPVETTN; via the coding sequence TTGGCGGTACGTTTCGCGATCCCTCGGATGTTGCGCTGGTTGTGCTGCGCGCTGCTGCTGGCCGGCGTCATGCTGGGCGGGTTGCATGCCGATTGGGATTTTTCCCTGATCAGCCGTCGTGCCCAGGCGTTGTATGGGCCTTTGGGCGAGGGGCAGCAACGCATCGATGCCTGGCAGCATTTGTTGGCTACCCAGAAACAGGTCGGCGAGCTGGAACAGCTCAAAGTGGTCAATCTGTTCTTCAACAAGCAAATGCGCTACGAAGAAGACATCGACCTGTGGCATCAGGAAGATTATTGGGCAACCCCCATCGAAGCCTTGTGGAAGGGCGCCGGCGACTGCGAAGACTACGCCATCGCCAAGTACTTCAGCCTGCGCCATCTCGGTGTTTCCAGTGACAAGCTGCGCATCACCTACGTCAAGGCATTGCGCCTGAACCGGGCGCACATGGTGTTGACCTACTATTCGACGCCTGAGGCCATGCCGCTGGTGCTCGACAGTCTGATCAACGAGATCAAGCCGGCCAGCCAGCGAACCGATTTGCTGCCGGTCTACTCTTTCAATGCCGAAGGCTTGTACCTGCCTGGCGCCAAGGGCAACAAGAAAGTCGGTGACACCAAGCGCCTGTCCCGTTGGCAGGATGTGTTGAAGAAAATGCAGGCCGAAGGATTTCCGGTCGAGACGACTAACTAG
- a CDS encoding GntR family transcriptional regulator: MTQKPNPLNSIKVNGPIPAHLARSVIEETLRSAILDGRIPCGTALRQQDLADLFGVSRMPVREALRQLEAQALLNVVAHKGAVVAALVQGDATETYELRILLEAEALRRSIPLLEAADFELAARYIDELETEHNYTEIGRLNRLFHMALYSKAPNRRLLRLVEDGLNEEERFLRFNLEAMGLGKLSQEDHRELLRAAEERDIERSVKLLEHHLNRGVEVITRYLNSTAAQSRKTSK, encoded by the coding sequence GTGACACAGAAGCCCAATCCTCTGAACAGCATCAAGGTCAACGGGCCGATTCCCGCTCACCTGGCACGCTCGGTGATCGAAGAAACCCTGCGCTCAGCCATCCTCGACGGTCGCATTCCCTGCGGCACGGCCCTGCGTCAGCAAGATTTGGCCGACTTGTTCGGCGTCAGCCGCATGCCGGTGCGCGAAGCCTTGCGCCAACTCGAAGCGCAAGCGTTGCTCAATGTAGTCGCTCATAAAGGCGCCGTGGTCGCAGCGCTGGTTCAAGGCGATGCCACAGAAACCTATGAATTGCGGATCCTGCTGGAAGCCGAAGCACTGCGTCGTTCAATCCCTTTGCTCGAAGCTGCAGATTTCGAACTGGCAGCCCGCTACATCGACGAACTGGAAACCGAGCACAACTACACCGAGATTGGCCGGCTCAACCGCCTGTTCCACATGGCGCTGTACAGCAAGGCGCCAAATCGTCGGCTGTTACGACTGGTCGAAGACGGGTTGAACGAAGAAGAACGCTTCCTGCGTTTCAACCTCGAGGCGATGGGCCTGGGCAAATTGTCCCAGGAAGATCACCGGGAGCTGCTGCGAGCCGCCGAAGAGCGGGACATCGAACGCTCGGTCAAACTGCTCGAACATCACCTCAACCGAGGCGTCGAGGTCATCACGCGCTACCTCAATAGCACTGCCGCCCAGAGCAGGAAAACCTCGAAGTAA